The Solea senegalensis isolate Sse05_10M linkage group LG9, IFAPA_SoseM_1, whole genome shotgun sequence genome has a segment encoding these proteins:
- the setd2 gene encoding histone-lysine N-methyltransferase SETD2 isoform X3 encodes MREPCDLKHFVKEEGSGTSVKVEGLSKAALIKSLSPRVMLSNHFLPKGTKTKVNLEDQGRQKVSFSFSQTKKPLQSLFFVPASPDKSVTEPLAALSQSPTNKGGQSTDGKTEQKQTPMVPISVTETPQTPVSPVTKLKPDLAKMHFKKQILSISVTEEKSVLPEDQHSTELPGFQKSASKKSVLPEDQHLTELPGLQKSASKKSVLPEDQHSTELLDLQKSASKTSVLPEDQHSTELLGLQKSASKNATEFPIPEPQNIVNVCLSESALIEASETRVSLCHKKPTASSGKVGDAFSSTEQNNKVSQRKTRSESDGDSVEMSSSRKSVDSKSKNSDSRIKEVKKSSSISHVEEKEKISSKWAENHERSSSYSKSDRDSRHTSSRSARSDKDRRRSRSRSRSRSRGSRTSSSHSRSERSRGDRGSRSERSYYHDSDRRSHRSSPRRERRSSRSRTDRTRDSSDSEDDHRKTRTRTSDSSRSSVHSSSHKESKTSYSKSEKAHKSLDSPHSSEMDRRTQSSKSERTSKRLSDSDSQRKWSPDLDPSYRKSSTHHKSKTDSKSSSFSMHTHSQTYEKFHKSSSSESEGDHRGKFQSSNRGSGSDEKSKNSLMKSSRPDSKHTTLSSSSANTTGYDRQSDDMVQSPEKALPCAAATYVSQSEKEKSDFNWDATERIDQHDREMVSCTEKHLQESSPKRPEESKLGLEDEKENVSNITSSESLKDVNAALENLTDVKDGLLSNNYTHVNSPAAVLGSCSSNDSIVCSQDKRVFDCSSGPMSLPDTADVPITHDVWQNTKPEIVELNTVDEQSDTGIPPKLESSHLESENQLICGLQSIDAVKKSSARKSRWDIVGQNTSESDLSQRAFSVENKPTVKKVISVKKIEFSKESNQQDCDIQDTIGEEAERHSTLVKQTEISKQQVCLDSMSMADKYKDQSEPSQATTRIDCCVLKPTSLQTMSMDGPLCIDDTSQVDTAANIKSWNGNDPHGKPMDTDKKSQLIKGASPQQDTLGGESEASDSDNSEYDSDCDEAIKRLHSVVVVPKNSSLTMATRNTGASCSPTNISELHSDNIAAHVNAPENSNQFGSQQRRGSSPSLFGETSDPCAGINDSSTSSMLCLSQSNMIDSTSHSEGSSTVSALPYIVGHISAHGSATDSARSLDDFRQHEQEQKRQSSSSRNEQMYSHYQRGELSNADNISDKNEVNLGWDFSQLEQPSSTYQQPDSSHGPQLSNTKLTENSLEEQEHRQSNALWNHQSPHMQTSRKPYLQAQEHYQDPAGEIHPDSLTNDHGDYSGDLQGHEISSNSRGSVVPDPPREDHFKPHRGRGPPKKRRPEIESDSDNEAEAGPAGKKERHGDFDISKETLVKAEVVLPSLALQDFQDASKWRDLAKSKKMPPYFDLIEENLYLTERKKSKSHRDIKRMQCECPMLSREERSKGAFSCGEDCLNRLLMIECSSRCLNGLYCSNRRFQMKQHADFDVILTEDKGWGLRAAKDLAPNTFVLEYCGEVLDHKEFKTRVKEYARNKNIHYYFMALKNNEIIDATLKGNCSRFMNHSCEPNCETQKWTVNGQLRVGFFTTKAVGAGTELTFDYQFQRYGKEAQKCFCGAPSCRGFLGGENRVSVRAAGGKMKKDRSRKSALTTVDEELEALLENGEGLYDEKQVVSLCRLMVRVETMEQKLTCLKLIRDTQNTSCLKQFLDHHGLSLLWIFMVELSEAKGNSANNVKLQLEIMTTLAVLPISTKNMLEESRVLTFIQRWAQTKTLPHPAEMDGYSSENTSRAQTPLNTPDGSSTKMGPELDADASKPAVYRRLKIISENSLDSALSDASKASDGKEEEEEEDDDDEEDESSNATHPDVKQLTAEPVCETAEPTKDTIEESEKEEKQEQTAMSTSSQDQPQTEELKDKMELEVEDMDIEKKEDTTDGLKDELQNESNETSDKQEGEGEQNSLVVTETTEMDSDQSAVKVLESESEPTNTEVADVSSVPPQEQMEVQIEMEEVDKAPLGNEAQPFESTSDAPPSVEIIEASMPLEVSVAPVDPSVIGTPSQDEEEGVSDVESERSQEPQLTALDICGMAARLLESWKDLKEVYRIPKKSQVEKEASDRSRDRETALTPRATSGSRERERERERERERDRDRDYDRDRDRDWDRDRERDRDRDRDRDRDRDRDRDRDRDRERDRDRDRGSDKTPRSTERRRRRSPSPPSSYDRSSRRTEERFDPSNSNKTPRGVGGKERNKLSTEERRKLFEQEVAQREAQKQQQLQQQQQQQQQQQQQQQQQQQQQQQQQQQQLQAMAYDPALAYVSSPGFITYPPGYPIQTFVDPTNPNADMGLTSPSSTSQATPVSSLPQHITTTNLSTGNPQQYAQPAVATQDGGVAVLSVPAQTPPQVQSQQSYTTLWDPTTQQAVTLQTQPAQQYATAPAPPQTQTAIYYQGQPCQTIYSIPTAYPQANAPVIQAYTEPTASYLHGQPVYPGHQQGVVVQQGGTVTTIVTSQTVQQEMIVPNNVIDLPPPSPPKPKTIVLPPNWKVARDPEGKIYYYHIATRQTQWDPPTWEGSSDSTSVDHESEMDLGTPTYDENPSKFSTKTAEADTSSELAKKSKETFRKEMSQFIVQCLNPYRKPDCKLGRISNTEDFKHLARKLTHGVMNKELKACTNPEDLECNENVKHKTKEYIKKYMQRFGSVYRPKEDTDVY; translated from the exons ATGAGGGAACCGTGTGACCTTAAGCACTTCGTGAA agaggaggggagTGGTACCTCG gTAAAGGTTGAGGGTCTATCCAAAGCAGCTCTAATCAAAAGCCTATCTCCTAGAGTGATGCTGTCCAACCATTTTTTGCCTAAAGGGACCAAAACCAAGGTCAACCTGGAGGATCAGGGTCGTCAGAAAGTGTCCTTCAGCTTCTCACAGACCAAGAAGCCACTGCAGAGCCTGTTCTTTGTTCCTGCCAGTCCTGACAAGTCTGTCACTGAACCTCTGGCTGCCTTGTCACAGTCACCCACAAACAAAGGAGGGCAGAGTACAGATGGCAAAACTGAACAAAAGCAGACACCCATGGTGCCAATATCAGTCACTGAGACACCTCAAACACCAGTCTCCCCAGTCACTAAATTGAAACCAGACTTGGCAAAGATGCATTTCAAGAAGCAAATTCTTAGTATTTCTGTGACTGAAGAGAAATCTGTTTTGCCAGAAGACCAGCATTCAACTGAATTACCGGGTTTTCAGAAGTCTGCAAGTAAGAAATCTGTTTTGCCAGAAGACCAGCATTTAACTGAGTTACCGGGTTTGCAGAAGTCTGCAAGTAAGAAATCTGTTTTGCCAGAAGACCAGCATTCAACTGAATTACTGGATTTGCAGAAGTCTGCAAGTAAGACATCTGTTTTGCCAGAAGACCAGCATTCAACTGAGTTACTGGGTTTGCAGAAGTCTGCAAGTAAGAATGCTACTGAATTCCCTATACCCGAGCCTCAGAATATTGTTAATGTTTGTCTATCTGAGAGTGCTCTCATTGAAGCCTCTGAGACGAGGGTATCCTTGTGCCACAAGAAGCCTACTGCCTCCTCAGGAAAAGTTGGAGATGCTTTCAGCAGTACTGAGCAGAATAACAAGGTATCCCAAAGGAAAACCAGGTCAGAATCTGATGGAGATTCAGTGGAGATGTCTTCCAGTCGCAAATCTGTTGATTCCAAAAGTAAAAACTCTGACAGCAGAATTAAAGAAGTAAAAAAGTCTTCCTCTATTTcacatgtggaggagaaggagaagattTCCTCAAAGTGGGCAGAGAATCATGAAAGATCTTCTAGTTATTCCAAATCAGACCGTGATTCTAGACACACATCATCTCGGTCAGCTCGATCAGACAAAGATCGCAGAAGGTCCAGGTCTAGGTCGCGATCACGATCACGAGGGTCTCGAACTAGTTCATCGCACTCGAGATCAGAGAGGtccagaggagacagaggatcACGCTCTGAAAGATCTTACTATCACGACTCTGACCGGAGATCACACAGGAGTTCACCACGCAGAGAGAGAAGGTCCTCTCGGTCTCGCACTGACAGAACTCGAGATAGTTCTGACTCAGAGGATGACCATAGAAAGACGAGGACAAGGACAAGCGATTCAAGTAGATCGTCTGTCCATTCTAGCTCTCATAAAGAGTCAAAGACATCCTATTCAAAATCTGAGAAAGCCCATAAATCTTTAGATTCTCCTCATTCTTCAGAGATGGATCGAAGGACACAATCATCAAAATCTGAAAGGACTTCAAAGCGATTATCAGACTCTGATTCCCAGCGTAAATGGTCTCCTGATCTGGACCCAAGTTACCGGAAATCTAGTACCCATCACAAGTCAAAGACCGACAGCAAATCCTCATCCTTCAGTATGCATACTCACTCCCAAACATATGAAAAATTCCATAAAAGTAGCTCCAGTGAGTCTGAAGGAGATCATAGGGGAAAATTCCAGTCGTCAAACAGAGGCTCTGGCTCAGATGAGAAGAGTAAAAACTCTTTAATGAAATCCAGTAGGCCGgactcaaaacacacaacactttcTAGTTCTTCTGCAAATACCACTGGATATGATAGACAATCAGATGATATGGTTCAGAGTCCTGAAAAGGCACTGCCCTGTGCAGCTGCCACATATGTTTCtcagagtgaaaaagaaaaatcagattTCAACTGGGACGCAACTGAACGTATTGATCAGCATGATAGAGAGATGGTTTCATGTactgaaaaacatttgcaaGAATCATCACCCAAAAGACCAGAAGAATCCAAATTAGGTCTTGAagatgagaaagaaaatgtctcaAATATAACATCAAGTGAAAGCCTAAAAGACGTAAATGCTGCCCTGGAAAACTTGACTGATGTGAAGGATGGCCTCTTGTCTAACAATTATACACATGTGAACTCTCCTGCAGCTGTTTTAGGCTCATGCAGTAGTAATGATAGTATAGTGTGCAGCCAGGACAAGAGAGTCTTTGACTGTTCATCAGGGCCAATGTCTCTACCTGATACCGCAGATGTACCCATCACACATGATGTATGGCAGAACACTAAACCAGAGATTGTTGAGCTGAATACAGTTGATGAGCAGTCTGACACAGGTATACCACCTAAATTGGAGTCATCACATCTTGAATCTGAGAACCAGCTAATATGTGGCCTGCAAAGTATTGATGCTGTTAAAAAGAGCAGTGCCAGGAAGTCTCGGTGGGATATTGTTGGGCAGAATACTTCTGAGAGTGATCTTTCACAGAGGGCATTCAGTgtagagaataaacctactgtTAAAAAAGTAATATCTGTCAAAAAGATAGAGTTTTCTAAAGAGAGTAACCAACAAGACTGTGACATTCAAGATACTATTggagaagaagctgaaagacaTTCCACACTGGTCAAGCAGACTGAGATCTCTAAGCAGCAGGTTTGCTTAGACAGCATGTCCATGGCTGATAAATACAAAGACCAAAGTGAGCCATCACAAGCAACAACCAGGATTGACTGCTGTGTCTTAAAACCGACTTCTCTTCAAACAATGAGTATGGATGGGCCTCTGTGCATAGATGATACATCACAGGTTGATACAGCTGCAAATATTAAGAGTTGGAACGGAAATGATCCTCATGGAAAACCAATGGATActgataaaaaaagtcaattgaTCAAGGGAGCATCACCTCAACAGGATACATTAGGAGGAGAGAGCGAGGCCAGTGATAGTGACAACTCAGAATACGACTCAGATTGTGATGAGGCTATAAAGCGATTGCACTCTGTGGTGGTGGTCCCAAAAAATTCTTCTCTTACAATGGCTACACGGAACACTGGAGCTTCATGCAGTCCTACAAATATTTCTGAGCTGCACAGCGATAATATAGCAGCTCATGTTAATGCCCCTGAAAACTCAAATCAATTTGGCTCCCAACAAAGGCGAGGTAGCTCTCCCAGTCTATTTGGGGAGACCAGTGATCCATGTGCTGGTATAAATGACTCATCCACCAGCAGTATGTTGTGTCTGTCCCAGAGTAATATGATTGATAGTACCAGTCACTCAGAAGGTTCCAGCACTGTCAGTGCCCTGCCTTACATAGTTGGCCACATCAGTGCGCACGGAAGTGCCACAGATTCTGCCCGCAGTCTTGATGATTTCCGACAACATGAACAAGAGCAGAAACGGCAAAGTTCAAGCAGCAGAAATGAACAGATGTACTCCCATTATCAACGTGGGGAGTTGTCAAATGCTGACAATATCAGTGACAAGAATGAAGTAAACCTGGGTTGGGATTTTTCACAACTAGAGCAGCCAAGCAGTACATACCAACAACCTGATAGCAGTCATGGGCCACAGTTATCAAATACCAAACTGACAGAAAATTCTCTTGAGGAACAGGAGCACAGGCAGAGTAATGCTTTGTGGAACCATCAATCCCCACACATGCAGACCAGCAGGAAACCCTACCTCCAAGCACAAGAACATTATCAGGATCCTGCAGGTGAAATCCATCCTGATTCCCTAACGAATGACCATGGTGACTACAGTGGGGATTTACAGGGGCACGAAATAAGTAGTAACAGCAGGGGTTCTGTTGTCCCTGACCCTCCAAGAGAAGACCATTTTAAACCTCACAGAGGCAGAGGGCCACCCAAAAAAAGACGCCCAGAGATTGAGTCTGATTCAGACAATGAGGCAGAGGCTGGGCCAGCAGGCAAAAAGGAGCGCCACGGTGATTTTGACATCTCGAAGGAAACGCTTGTCAAAGCTGAGGTGGTCCTTCCATCACTCGCTCTGCAGGACTTTCAAGATGCCAGTAAATGGAGAGACCTGGCCAAGTCAAAAAAGATGCCTCCTTACTTTGACTTGATCGAGGAGAATCTATACTTGACTGAGAG AAAGAAGAGCAAATCTCATCGAGATATCAAGAGAATGCAGTGTGAGTGTCCAATGCTGTCGAGAGAGGAACGTTCAAAGGGAGCATTCTCATGCGGGGAAGACTGTTTAAACCGGCTGCTGATGATTGAGTG CTCATCACGGTGTCTGAATGGACTGTACTGCTCCAATCGACGGTTTCAGATGAAACAACATGCAGACTTTGACGTTATCCTCACAGAAGATAAAGGTTGGGGACTGCGTGCTGCTAAAGACCTGGCTCC AAACACCTTTGTGCTGGAATACTGTGGTGAGGTCTTGGACCACAAGGAGTTCAAAACCAGAGTGAAAGAATACGCTCGCAATAAAAACATCCATTATTACTTCatggctttaaaaaacaatgag ATCATTGATGCAACACTGAAGGGTAACTGCTCTCGGTTTATGAACCACAGCTGTGAGCCCAACTGTGAGACTCAAAAG TGGACTGTTAATGGTCAGCTTAGAGTTGGGTTCTTCACCACCAAGGCTGTCGGTGCTGGAACTGAACTGACATTTGATTATCAGTTCCAGAGATACGG CAAAGAGGCACAGAAATGCTTCTGTGGTGCACCCAGCTGCAGAGGCTTCCTGGGTGGAGAGAACAGAGTCAGTGTTCGAGCTGCTGGAGGGAAGATGAAGAAAGACCGTAGTCGAAAGAGTGCTCTCACCACA GTCGATGAGGAACTGGAAGCATTACTGGAGAATGGAGAAGGCCTGTATGATGAGAAACAGGTGGTGTCTCTCTGCAGGCTAATGGTCCGAGTGGAAACCATGGAGCAGAAACTCACATGTCTCAAGCTCATAAGA gaTACTCAAAATACATCATGCCTAAAACAATTCTTGGACCATCATGGATTGTCTTTGCTGTGGATCTTCATGGTGGAGCTTTCCGAAGCTAAAGGCAACAGTGCCAATAATGTCAAATTACAGTTAGAG ATTATGACGACCCTGGCTGTCCTTCCGATCTCAACTAAGAACATGTTGGAGGAGAGTAGAGTCCTGACCTTTATTCAGCGTTGGGCCCAAACAAAAACTCTCCCTCACCCTGCTGAGATGGATGGCTACTCCAGTGAGAACACCTCCCGTGCTCAAACACCCCTCAACACTCCTGATGGTTCCTCCACCAAAATGGGACCAGAATTGGATGCCGACGCCTCCAAACCTGCTGTGTACCGCCGCCTTAAAATCATCAGTGAAAACAGTCTGGACAGTGCACTATCTGATGCCAGCAAAGCTTCTGatgggaaggaggaggaggaggaagaagacgatgatgatgaagaagatgaatcCTCAAATGCAACACATCCGGACGTCAAACAACTAACAGCAGAACCAGTGTGTGAAACTGCAGAACCAACAAAAGATACAATTGAAGAgtcagagaaggaggagaaacaggAACAAACAGCAATGTCCACTAGCAGCCAGGACCAACCTCAAACTGAGGAGCTAAAAGACAAAATGGAGTTGGAAGTGGAGGATATGGACATTGAGAAGAAAGAGGACACAACTGATGGTCTGAAGGATGAACTTCAGAATGAGTCAAATGAAACGAGTGACAAACAGGAAGGAGAAGGGGAACAAAACAGTCTGGTTGTGACAGAAACAACTGAAATGGATAGTGACCAGTCTGCTGTAAAGGTTCTAGAGTCAGAGAGTGAGCCCACCAATACAGAAGTTGCTGATGTTTCATCTGTGCCACCACAAGAGCAGATGGAAGTCCAGATTGAGATGGAAGAGGTTGACAAAGCTCCTCTTGGCAATGAAGCACAACCTTTTGAATCTACTTCTGATGCCCCCCCAAGTGTTGAGATCATAGAGGCCAGTATGCCCTTGGAGGTATCAGTGGCCCCCGTGGACCCATCAGTGATAGGAACTCCTTCTCAGGATGAAGAGGAAGGTGTCTCAGATGTAGAGAGTGAGAGGAGTCAAGAGCCCCAGCTCACTGCTTTGGACATTTGTGGCATGGCTGCCAGGCTTCTGGAAAGCTGGAAGGATCTAAAG GAGGTGTACAGAATACCAAAGAAGAGTCAGGTGGAAAAGGAGGCAAGTG ATCGCAGCCGAGATCGAGAGACAGCTTTAACACCACGCGCCACGTCTGGTAGCCGAGAACGTGAAAGGGAgcgtgagagggagagagagcgtgacagagacagagattaTGACAGAGATCGAGATCGAGACtgggacagggacagagagagggatcGCGATCGGGACCGAGATCGTGATCGTGATAGAGATCGTGATCGTGATCGGGACCGAGATCGGGAAAGAGACCGCGATCGAGATCGAGGCTCTGACAAAACTCCCCGCAGCACTGAAAGGCGGAGAAGACGCTCTCCTTCCCCACCATCATCTTATGACAGGAGCAGCCGACGCACTGAGGAACG gtttgatCCATCTAACAGCAACAAGACACCAAGGGGAGTTGGTGGCAAAGAGCGCAACAAGTTGTCGACAGAGGAACGCAGAAAACTCTTTGAGCAGGAGGTTGCTCAGAGGGAAGcccagaaacaacaacaacttcagcagcagcagcagcaacagcagcagcagcagcagcagcagcaacaacagcagcagcagcagcagcagcagcagcaacaacaactacaagCTATGGCTTATGACCCTGCTCTAGCCTACGTCTCCAGCCCTGGCTTCATCACTTACCCCCCTGGATATCCCATCCAGACCTTTGTGGATCCCACCAACCCAAATGCAG ATATGGGACTGACCTCTCCATCCTCCACTTCCCAAGCTACTCCAGTTTCCAGTCTTCCTCAGcacatcaccaccaccaacctctcAACTGGAAACCCTCAGCAGTATGCCCAGCCAGCTGTAGCAACGCAGGATGGAGGTGTAGCTGTCCTCTCTGTTCCGGCCCAAACACCCCCTCAGGTACAGAGCCAGCAGAGCTACACCACTCTTTGGGACCCCACCACTCAGCAAGCTGTGACTTTGCAGACCCAGCCAGCGCAACAGTATGCCACAGCTCCAGCACCACCCCAAACACAGACCGCTATCTATTACCAAGGCCAGCCATGCCAAACTATCTACAGTATCCCTACTGCCTACCCACAGGCTAACGCTCCAGTCATACAG GCATACACTGAACCCACAGCCAGCTACCTACATGGCCAGCCAGTGTATCCTGGCCATCAACAAGGAGTGGTGGTGCAGCAGGGAGGCACCGTCACTACAATTGTTACATCCCAAACTGTGCAACAG GAAATGATTGTACCCAACAATGTGATCGACCTTCCTCCACCATCTCCCCCCAAACCCAAAACTATTGTCCTACCTCCCAACTGGAAAGTGGCTCGGGACCCTGAGGGCAAGATCTACTACTACCATATTGCCACCAG GCAAACACAGTGGGACCCTCCAACATGGGAAGGAAGTAGCGATAGCACTAGTGTGGACCATGAATCTGAGATGGACCTGGGAACACCAACGTATGACGAGAATCCCTCCAAG TTTTCCACAAAGACGGCTGAAGCAGACACCTCAAGTGAACTGGCTAAAAAGAGTAAAGAGACGTTTCGCAAAGAG atgtccCAGTTCATCGTGCAGTGTTTAAATCCTTATCGAAAGCCAGACTGCAAATTGGGACGCATCAGCAACACTGAAGACTTCAAACACCTGGCTAGAAAG CTCACACACGGAGTTATGAATAAAGAGCTGAAGGCTTGCACCAATCCTGAGGACCTTGAGTGTAACGAGAATGTGAAGCACAAGACCAAGGAGTACATCAAGAAGTACATGCAGAGGTTCGGCTCCGTGTACAGGCCGAAGGAGGACACAGACGTGTACTAG